From Bacillus pumilus, one genomic window encodes:
- a CDS encoding adenylosuccinate synthase, with amino-acid sequence MSSVVVVGTQWGDEGKGKITDFLSENAEVIARYQGGNNAGHTIKFDGVTYKLHLIPSGIFYQEKTCVIGNGMVVDPKALVTELAYLHERNVSTDNLRISNRAHVILPYHLKLDEVEEERKGANKIGTTKKGIGPAYMDKAARIGIRVADLLDREVFEEKLARNLEEKNRLLEKMYDTEGFKIEDILDEYYEYGQQVKKYVVDTSVVLNDALDEGRRVLFEGAQGVMLDIDQGTYPFVTSSNPVAGGVTIGSGVGPTKIQHVVGVSKAYTTRVGDGPFPTELHDEIGDQIREVGREYGTTTGRPRRVGWFDSVVVRHARRVSGITDLSLNSIDVLTGIETLKICVAYKLNGEITEEFPASLNELAKCEPVYEEMPGWTEDITGVKNLSELPENARHYLERISQLTGIPLSIFSVGPDRSQTNVVRSVYRP; translated from the coding sequence ATGTCTTCAGTAGTCGTAGTAGGTACGCAGTGGGGTGACGAAGGGAAAGGGAAAATTACCGATTTCCTTTCAGAAAATGCAGAGGTGATTGCCCGTTATCAAGGGGGAAACAATGCAGGTCACACGATCAAATTTGATGGAGTGACTTACAAGCTACACCTCATTCCGTCCGGTATTTTTTATCAAGAGAAAACTTGTGTCATCGGTAATGGAATGGTGGTTGATCCTAAAGCGTTGGTCACTGAGCTTGCGTATCTTCACGAACGGAATGTGAGTACAGATAACCTCAGAATCAGCAATAGAGCCCATGTGATTCTGCCTTACCATTTAAAATTGGACGAGGTGGAAGAAGAGCGGAAAGGGGCTAACAAGATCGGTACGACGAAAAAAGGAATCGGACCAGCTTATATGGACAAAGCAGCTCGTATCGGTATCCGTGTCGCAGATCTATTAGATCGTGAAGTGTTTGAAGAGAAGCTTGCACGTAATCTAGAAGAAAAAAATCGTCTTTTAGAGAAAATGTACGACACAGAAGGCTTCAAGATTGAAGATATTTTAGACGAGTATTATGAATATGGCCAGCAAGTGAAAAAATATGTCGTGGACACATCTGTTGTCTTGAATGACGCACTAGATGAAGGCCGCCGTGTGCTATTTGAAGGAGCACAAGGAGTTATGCTTGATATTGATCAAGGGACATATCCATTTGTCACGTCATCTAACCCAGTAGCTGGAGGAGTGACGATTGGTTCTGGCGTAGGACCAACAAAAATTCAACATGTGGTCGGCGTGTCAAAAGCGTACACAACACGTGTTGGAGATGGCCCATTCCCGACAGAACTCCATGATGAAATTGGCGATCAAATCCGTGAGGTTGGCCGTGAATACGGTACAACAACTGGACGTCCGCGCCGTGTTGGCTGGTTTGACAGTGTCGTTGTCCGTCATGCTCGCCGTGTGAGCGGGATTACAGATCTATCTCTTAACTCAATTGATGTACTGACAGGGATTGAAACATTGAAAATCTGTGTCGCTTATAAATTGAACGGAGAAATCACAGAAGAATTTCCAGCAAGTCTAAATGAACTAGCGAAATGTGAGCCTGTCTACGAGGAAATGCCAGGATGGACAGAGGATATTACAGGCGTGAAGAATTTAAGCGAACTGCCTGAAAATGCCCGTCATTATTTAGAGCGCATTTCACAATTAACAGGTATTCCACTTTCCATTTTCTCAGT